Within Marinilabiliales bacterium, the genomic segment GTCCTCCCACACAACATTCCCCGACGCGGGGTCGATTGCCACCATCGTTGCATATTCGTTGGCAGCAAAGACAAGTCCCCCACCATACGCAGGCGAAGGTCCGACTTCGCCTGCCATGGCGCTTACCGACCACAGCTCCCTGCCTGTTTCAATGTCGTATCCGGCTACTATGGGGTTCCCTTTGACCACGAGCTGGTAGCTGCCGTCAACATTGGCCAGGATGGGGGAGGCCCAGGATACATGGGAGTCCCTGGTAATGTCCCATATTGTCTCGCCTGTAAGCACGTTGAGGCACAGTATCCTGCCCTGGTCAAGGTCGTCATACTGCACAAACAGCTTTTCGCCACGGGAGATGAGCGATGAGGAGTGCCCGTAGTGGTTGTCGGGAACGCCCAGGTTTCTCGCCCACAGTCGGTTACCCTCCATGTCGAGTGCTATTATGTCGCCTGTGCCGAAAATGGCATATACGCCAATTCCGTCGGTGGTGGCCGACGGCGCACCCAGTCCGGTATCGGGAGTAGTTCTTGGCGGTGTGGCCGGTGACCCGGGTATATTATCGGCCGAAGCTTCCCACAGCAGGTCGCCGGTGTGCCTGTCGAAGCAGAAAACCTTTCTCTCGTCTGCATCGGCTCCGGTTATAAACAGCCTGTCGCCCCAGATCACCGGCGAGCTGAAGGCGTGGAGCGGGATGGGCACCTTCCAGAGGATGTTGCTGCCCGATTCGCCATCCCACTCCACCGGCAGGTTATCGTGGTAGACCACCCCGTTACTCCATGGCCCCCTGATAGCATTATGGTTGTTCCTGATGGCGGTCTCGCCGGGGAAGGCCGGAGCGGCGGGGCTTACCGGGGTTACTTCCGGCGCGGCGTGTTCAGCCGTAGCTTCGCCGGGTTCTTCGCCGGGTTCTGTAACCCGGTCTTCATCTTCGGTTGCAGTATCGTCAGGGAAGGGGACTGGTGCGGGCCTGGGTTCGGGATCGGTTATTGTAATTCGTTCAACCTGATCTTCGACCTCTTCGGAAATGGGTGCACCGGCCAGGTATCTTTCGACGGGGTCGGAGACGGTAAATGTCGCCACCAGCGCTATTGCCACCAGGATGCCGGTGCCGGCAAGTATCCACCTGCGTGAAAGCGCCCTGCCCGCGATATCATCGGTCTCTTCCTCATCTTCCGGTTTTTCTATCCTGGCAATAAGGGAGTAGTAGACCCTCAGGGCCACTACCATTATTATTGAGGCGAACAGAAGAAGATACCCTCCGGTGCGCACCTGCCACAGGCTTGTAAAGTATGCCTTTCTTGCCAGCAGGTCGAACTGCCTGATCTCCTGCTTGAGCTGCTCGTTGCCGGGCTCCATCCTGAGCCGCTGCACCAGCGTTTCCATTACCTCGCTTTCAAGCGGGTCGGCTGAACGCATCTGCAGGTAGTTGAGAAGCAGCAGGAGGCTTATGACAAGGCAAAATGCCCCTGCCACCGTGGCTGTCTGTTTTGCAATCTTTATTTTGTCGCTGATGTTCATTTTTTAGTTCGTTCTTTCATTACTTTTTGTTGCACTACCGGCAATTAACGGGTTGCTTCCCTCCGGCTCATTTCTGCACCGGGCAATACTTCATGCAGCGTCCGCAGCTGTAGCAGTCGCCCCTGTTTGGTTCATAGTCTGTCCGGCGCCTGACAATATATTGCGAGATCAGGAACAGACCCGCCACCAGTCCGATAAATACCCCCGTAAACCATGCTCCAGTATAAAATGATGCTTGTATTTCACCTGCTGATTCAACCAGCTCGTCAACGGAGCGGTCAGACCCGAGAAAGGTCTGTACGTCGAGATTGTCACGGTCATCCATAACCTCAGGGTTATCTATAAGGAGGTGTGCAAGATATACATCGGGATGGGCCTTTGCCAGGAAAACGTGAGATGACGACAGCGCAAATCCCCCGATCAGCATAAGCAGCGGTATAATTGCCGCATATAGCAGAAACTTCCCTGTACGCCCCTTTATGTCCTGTACCAGCTTGTCGGGGGTCGGTTTGTCAATTGCACCAAAGGGGCATGAATCGGCGCAAAGTTTACACTGTATGCACTGGTTGGGGGTGATCGAAAGGTGGCGCTTTGAGAACATGGATGTGACCTTGAGCAATGCGCCGTAGGGACATACAAACCGGCAGTAGGGCCTTGCCACGAACATACCGGTGAGCAGAAACGAGATGCCAAGGACGATAAGGTGGAATTCGGCGCCCATCCTGAATATTCCTATGAAGGGGTCGTAGCGGCAGATGATGAAATCGGTGCCGGTGGCAGCGTAAAGCACTGCAAGTGCAAGGTAGACAAACGGGAATAAGCCAAGTGATTTCTGAATCCATACCGGCACCTTCACCGGCCTGACTATCACCAGGTCCTGTATAACTCCAAGGGGGCAGGCTGAAGCACAGAACACCCTCCCGAATGAAAGGCTGAAGATCAGCGGCAGCATGAAGAAGGCAATCACGGTATAGGAAACCATGTATGCCGGATCGGACAGAGACAGAACCATGTTCTGTACCGAGCCGACCGAGCAGATACACCCTTCTCTCCAGAAGCCGAAATAGAGAAGCGCTCCGACAGAGAGCCACAGGATCCATTGCCTGGAGCGCTTTTTGATTACCAGCCATGAGGTTATAATCAGAAAACCCAGAAGCACGATCACGTCGCCATATTCGAGGGTGAGTGCCCGGGGTTCGGGCGTTGTTGCTTCGGGTAACTCATAACCCGATTCAAATTCAGGCGCCGGAAAACGTTGCTGTGAAAATGTTTCTAACGGTAATGTTGTCATCACAAGCAGCAGGAGAGGCAATATGGTGGTTGAGATCTTCAATTTATACTGATTATTATTTAGATTTTTCTGTTTTCCGGACTGATGAACTGGTTTTTTCGTGAGATTTTCAAACATTTTCAAGTTTTCAGGCCTGATTGAGAAATATTGTCAGGTTTCTCCGTCCCCGGC encodes:
- a CDS encoding 4Fe-4S binding protein is translated as MFENLTKKPVHQSGKQKNLNNNQYKLKISTTILPLLLLVMTTLPLETFSQQRFPAPEFESGYELPEATTPEPRALTLEYGDVIVLLGFLIITSWLVIKKRSRQWILWLSVGALLYFGFWREGCICSVGSVQNMVLSLSDPAYMVSYTVIAFFMLPLIFSLSFGRVFCASACPLGVIQDLVIVRPVKVPVWIQKSLGLFPFVYLALAVLYAATGTDFIICRYDPFIGIFRMGAEFHLIVLGISFLLTGMFVARPYCRFVCPYGALLKVTSMFSKRHLSITPNQCIQCKLCADSCPFGAIDKPTPDKLVQDIKGRTGKFLLYAAIIPLLMLIGGFALSSSHVFLAKAHPDVYLAHLLIDNPEVMDDRDNLDVQTFLGSDRSVDELVESAGEIQASFYTGAWFTGVFIGLVAGLFLISQYIVRRRTDYEPNRGDCYSCGRCMKYCPVQK